Proteins from a genomic interval of Xiphophorus maculatus strain JP 163 A chromosome 7, X_maculatus-5.0-male, whole genome shotgun sequence:
- the LOC102224775 gene encoding transmembrane protein 237A — protein MPTVKSKKKKAKKEVMEAEEQGEVGQEVEMEDRSNSDSRDHLAPDLHDAAPHKKKKKKKASTIDQETEHGDVPNGNTAEAAGEGEEMTVAVTRKTKRKKKAKAAEHYSNDLEAEDEDIVTDAQSPIPQHSLFSAPHGHSQPVGKVFVERNRRFQADRVEQLRHSELTEDYMDPRQIWTTRDVSLKVHNGFRAVGLFSHGFLAGYAVWNIIVVYVLAGEQMTTLHNLLQQYHPLAYPAQSLLYLLLAVSTVSAFDRVNLAKTSMALRGFLTLDPVAVASFLYFIALILSLSQQMTSDRINLYPTANETLWPPGSEQQILRPWIVVNLVVALLVGVAWAVVSTRPDIDYTEEFLMTMEVEGFPRGDENLDIPA, from the exons ATGCCGACAGTGaagagcaagaagaagaaggcgaAGAAGGAGGTGATGGAGGCAGAGGAGCAGGGCGAAG TGGGGCAGGAGGTGGAGATGGAGGACAGGAGTAACTCCGACAGCAGAGACCATCTGGCCCCGGATCTGCACGACGCAGCGCcgcacaagaagaagaagaagaaaaaggcgTCAACTATTG ATCAGGAAACAGAACACGGGGATGTACCAAACGGCAACACGGCCGAGGCGgccggggaaggagaggagatgACTGTCGCCGTCACCAGGAAGACAAAACGGAAGAA GAAGGCGAAGGCGGCAGAGCACTACAGCAACGATCTGGAAGCCGAAGACGAGGACATCGTCACCGACGCTCAGTCTCCCATTCCCCAGCATTCCCTGTTCTCCGCCCCGCACGGACACAGCCAGCCGGTCGGCAAAGTTTTTGTGGAGAGGAACC GGCGTTTCCAGGCCGACCGAGTGGAGCAGCTCAGGCACTCGGAGCTGACTGAGGACTACATGGACCCCAGGCAGATCTGGACCACAAGGGACGTCTCTCTGAAGGTTCACAACGGCTTCAG GGCGGTCGGTCTGTTCTCTCATGGGTTCCTGGCTGGCTACGCAGTGTGGAACATCATCGTTGTGTACGTGTTGGCCGGCGAGCAGATGACCACGCTGCACAACCTGCTGCAGCAGTACCACCCTCTGGCCTACCCGGCTCAGTCTCTGCTCTACCTGCTGTTGGCCGTCAGCACCGTGTCCGCATTCGACAG GGTCAACCTGGCCAAGACGTCTATGGCCTTGAGAGGCTTCCTCACTCTGGACCCGGTGGCCGTGGCTTCCTTCC TGTATTTCATAGCCCTGATACTGTCCCTCAGCCAGCAGATGACCAGCGACCGCATCAACCTTTATCCTACGGCCAATGAGACTCTGTG GCCTCCGGGCTCCGAGCAACAGATCTTGCGGCCGTGGATCGTGGTCAACCTGGTGGTGGCGCTGTTGGTGGGCGTGGCATGGGCCGTCGTGTCCACGCGGCCAGACATCGACTACACAGAAG AATTTTTGATGACGATGGAGGTGGAGGGTTTCCCTAGAGGAGATGAAAACCTGGACATCCCTGCCTAA